Proteins from a genomic interval of Thunnus maccoyii chromosome 1, fThuMac1.1, whole genome shotgun sequence:
- the tnfaip8l3 gene encoding tumor necrosis factor alpha-induced protein 8-like protein 3, with the protein MDSDSGEQSDGDLSPGQESFNSRSLAMQAQKKILSKMATMVVANMLTDDTSSEILDELYKASREFTKSKKEAHKIIKDVIKIALKIGILYRNHQFSPDELDTVERFKKKMNQAAMTAVSFYEVEYTFDRNILSELLLECRDLLHTLVEQHLTARSHARIDHVFNHFAHGEFLAELYGDGEEYRLSLRKICNGINKLLDEGTL; encoded by the coding sequence gTCAGGAGAGCTTTAACTCACGCTCCCTGGCCATGCAGGCCCAGAAGAAGATCCTGAGTAAGATGGCGACCATGGTGGTGGCCAACATGCTGACAGACGACACCAGCAGCGAGATCTTGGACGAGCTCTACAAAGCGAGCCGGGAGTTCACCAAGAGCAAGAAGGAGGCCCACAAGATCATCAAGGACGTCATCAAGATCGCCCTGAAGATCGGCATCCTCTACCGCAATCACCAGTTCAGCCCAGACGAGCTGGACACGGTGGAGCGCTTCAAGAAGAAGATGAACCAGGCGGCCATGACAGCGGTGTCGTTCTACGAGGTGGAGTACACCTTTGACAGGAATATTCTGTCAGAGCTCCTGCTGGAGTGCAGGGACCTGCTTCACACCCTGGTCGAGCAACACCTGACCGCGCGCTCACATGCACGCATCGATCACGTTTTCAACCATTTTGCCCATGGGGAGTTCCTGGCCGAGCTGTACGGGGACGGAGAGGAGTACAGACTCTCTCTGAGAAAGATCTGCAATGGCATCAACAAACTGCTGGATGAAGGAACGCTTTAA